In the genome of Aspergillus luchuensis IFO 4308 DNA, chromosome 2, nearly complete sequence, one region contains:
- the sec17 gene encoding alpha-soluble NSF attachment protein SEC17 (BUSCO:EOG09263X22;~COG:U;~EggNog:ENOG410PH2H;~InterPro:IPR011990,IPR000744;~PFAM:PF14938;~go_function: GO:0005515 - protein binding [Evidence IEA];~go_process: GO:0006886 - intracellular protein transport [Evidence IEA]) — protein MAQDPRVLLQRADKALSSASGGFSFFGGRTEKYENAADLYTQAANAFRVQKQNKEAGLAFEKAASIQTQNLNEPDDAANTLTEAFKVYRKSDPEDAARVLSSAIQHYVLKGNLRRAATQQQHLAEVYEVELGDTKKALEAYEKAAEWFDGDNAEALANKHYLKAADLAALEGDYYKAIEHYERIGRSSINNNLMKWSVKDYFLKAGICHLATNDLVAANRALENYRDIDTTFASTREHQLLVDLVQTIEAGDQEAFADKLFQFDQLSKLDKWKTTLLLRIKNSIEEQGEDFS, from the exons ATGGCCCAAGATCCCCGAGTTCTGCTTCAACGA GCCGACAAAGCGCTCAGTAGCGCATCTGGtggcttcagcttcttcggCGGAAGGACAGAGAAGTACGAGAATGCAGCTGATCTCTACACACAAGCTGCGAACGCCTTCCGAGTGCAGAAGCAGA ACAAGGAGGCCGGTCTTGCCTTCGAGAAGGCTGCCTCTATTCAGACCCAGAACCTCAACGAGCCCGATGATGCAGCAAACACCCTGACCGAAGCGTTCAAGGTCTACCGCAAATCCGACCCCGAGGACGCCGCTCGCGTGCTCTCCAGTGCTATCCAACACTACGTGCTAAAGGGTAACCTCCGGCGCGCGGCCACGCAACAGCAACATCTGGCCGAGGTGTACGAGGTGGAGCTTGGAGATACGAAGAAGGCGCTGGAAGCCTACGAGAAAGCGGCGGAGTGGTTCGACGGTGACAATGCTGAAGC TCTTGCCAACAAGCACTACCTGAAGGCAGCAGACCTGGCCGCTCTCGAAGGCGACTACTACAAGGCTATCGAGCACTACGAGCGAATCGGCCGCTCAtcgatcaacaacaacctgatGAAGTGGTCCGTCAAGGACTACTTCCTCAAGGCTGGTATCTGCCACTTGGCGACCAAT GACCTGGTAGCCGCCAACCGAGCCCTCGAGAACTACCGCGACATCGACACCACCTTCGCTTCCACAAGAGAGCACCAGCTCCTCGTTGACCTGGTCCAGACCATCGAAGCCGGCGACCAGGAAGCATTCGCCGACAAGCTGTTCCAATTCGACCAGCTCAGCAAATTGGACAAGTGGAAGACGACTCTTCTGTTGCGGATCAAGAACAGTATCGAGGAGCAGGGCGAGGATTTCTCTTAG